A window of the Deinococcus betulae genome harbors these coding sequences:
- a CDS encoding bifunctional DNA primase/polymerase: protein MPGRDLMDEALEARAAGLSVMPVNAGGLYDKRPHLVLMETGHRRPKEGVPGRWVPAWQPLMDTPATDDMIAVWFRRPLGKGLAFVTGRCSERIVIDLDGPAGDALRILWNIQPHVRTGSGGWHLHLPAPAWRVPTLNGKSARALGQAYPGLDIRGDGGYAILPPTVSCAGPYSWARPLAELDDLAVLPLPARVMLGLIEPVTRPSSIPKLSPRPPVISTPLRSADWAPAIDEAVQRAHAGLGRNATGFWLACRLRDLGGRVEDVKAIAFDRRVPPHNTKGEPEPYTAREWAASVDSAFTQPAWNPPPKPAPVSVMERLTRLWPTLGDGERALAVACIVASRGVSATTLAELSSLGVSADAVAQAARTVAVQRQLGLFPPGLTALANRLLPAWQGVDGRTTIGHTEPHQRD, encoded by the coding sequence TTGCCCGGACGTGACCTGATGGACGAGGCGTTGGAGGCGCGGGCTGCCGGCTTGTCGGTTATGCCGGTGAATGCAGGCGGCCTCTACGACAAGCGGCCCCATCTGGTGCTGATGGAGACCGGTCACCGCCGACCCAAGGAAGGCGTGCCGGGGCGCTGGGTTCCCGCCTGGCAGCCCCTAATGGATACGCCCGCCACAGACGACATGATTGCAGTGTGGTTCAGGCGGCCGCTGGGGAAAGGACTCGCTTTCGTCACCGGCCGGTGTTCTGAACGCATCGTCATCGATCTGGACGGTCCGGCCGGCGACGCACTCCGGATTCTATGGAACATTCAACCGCATGTCCGGACAGGCAGCGGCGGCTGGCACCTCCATTTGCCTGCACCAGCTTGGCGCGTTCCTACGCTCAATGGCAAAAGTGCACGCGCCCTGGGCCAGGCTTATCCTGGACTGGATATTCGCGGCGACGGCGGCTACGCCATCCTGCCCCCAACGGTCAGCTGCGCTGGGCCTTACAGCTGGGCGCGTCCGTTAGCAGAACTGGATGACCTGGCAGTCTTGCCACTGCCAGCACGCGTCATGCTGGGCCTGATCGAACCCGTGACCAGGCCATCCTCTATCCCCAAACTGTCGCCGCGGCCGCCGGTCATCTCCACCCCCCTCCGTTCAGCCGACTGGGCGCCGGCCATTGACGAAGCTGTCCAGCGCGCCCATGCCGGACTGGGGCGCAACGCGACTGGATTCTGGCTGGCCTGCCGACTGCGAGATCTAGGCGGCCGTGTGGAGGACGTCAAGGCCATTGCGTTTGACCGGCGTGTGCCGCCACACAACACCAAGGGGGAGCCTGAACCCTACACGGCCAGAGAATGGGCGGCGAGCGTGGACAGCGCGTTCACGCAGCCTGCATGGAACCCGCCCCCGAAGCCTGCGCCTGTGAGCGTGATGGAGAGGTTGACACGGCTGTGGCCAACCCTTGGCGATGGGGAGCGGGCCCTGGCAGTGGCATGCATTGTGGCAAGCCGGGGGGTGTCCGCGACGACACTGGCTGAGCTGTCCAGCCTTGGCGTGTCCGCCGATGCCGTAGCGCAGGCAGCGCGGACAGTTGCGGTCCAGCGGCAACTTGGCCTTTTCCCGCCTGGACTCACAGCGCTCGCCAACCGGCTCCTGCCAGCCTGGCAGGGAGTTGACGGCCGCACGACAATCGGTCACACTGAACCCCACCAAAGGGATTAG